A single Primulina eburnea isolate SZY01 chromosome 11, ASM2296580v1, whole genome shotgun sequence DNA region contains:
- the LOC140805638 gene encoding protein FAR1-RELATED SEQUENCE 5-like, with product MEDNEPISLEELDGNYDQEDDEQTEQHVVENFEVQNENSVVDVLKSKLLVGTVVNSVEDAYLLYCQYAHAKGFSVRKGDQRCFSHTNELQSKEFICSCEGSKDERNSSKRILVYQKLITRTNCKAKLKITKEKESGWQVSRFVEEHNHEMFASDQNHLLRSARNISHAKKSTLEAMVNAGISVSNAVYFMEHEACGIENLGFIRKDAYDHMSRLKKHTKVENGDATALIKYFIDKANKENYFYWNVQLDDDDRVMNIFFRYYRCAVDYEFFGDMRPKALLNGCLQHFLIL from the exons ATGGAAGATAACGAGCCAATTTCACTTGAGGAGTTGGACGGAAACTACGATCAAGAAGATGACGAGCAGACTGAACAACACGTGGTTGAAAACTTCGAGGTACAAAATGAAAATTCGGTTGTTGATGTTTTGAAGAGTAAACTACTAGTGGGTACGGTTGTGAATAGTGTGGAAGATGCCTATTTATTGTATTGTCAATATGCACATGCCAAAGGTTTTAGTGTGAGGAAGGGTGACCAACGATGTTTTTCTCATACTAATGAACTTCAGTCCAAAGAATTTATCTGTTCATGTGAAGGTTCAAAAGACGAAAGAAATTCTAGTAAAAGGATTCTAGTTTATCAAAAGTTGATCACTAGAACTAACTGTAAAGCGAAATTGAAGATCACAAAGGAAAAAGAAAGTGGATGGCAGGTGAGTAGATTTGTGGAGGAGCATAACCATGAAATGTTTGCATCTGATCAAAATCACTTGTTAAGATCGGCACGCAATATATCACATGCAAAAAAATCGACTTTAGAAGCCATGGTAAATGCTGGAATATCTGTCTCCAATGCTGTTTATTTTATGGAACATGAAGCATGTGGGATAGAAAATTTAGGTTTTATCAGAAAGGATGCATATGATCATATGAGTCGACTGAAAAAACATACAAAAGTTGAGAATGGAGATGCCACTGcgcttattaaatattttatagatAAGGCGAATAAGGAGAATTACTTTTACTGGAATGTTCAGTTGGATGATGACGATAGAGTGATGAACATTTTCTTTAGGTATTATAGATGTGCTGTTGATTATGAATTTTTTGGTGAT ATGAGACCGAAAGCTCTTTTGAATGGTTGTTTACAACATTTCTTGATTCTATGA
- the LOC140805639 gene encoding protein FAR1-RELATED SEQUENCE 5-like produces the protein MMNAIETVFPDSHQRLCQWHINQNAPSHFGSLNGDSNFKKLWYKCMNCCESEYEFEATWKYMTDTYNLDGHKWLNGMYRIRKKWATAFSNGKFSAGLLATSRSEVTNMVLKKTSNKMSSLYEFVLNYTKIQKNWRSKEKTEDTRCRHGKPPQILKNHPLLIHAAEVYTISIYQLFEIELVNSLNCKSLEPPACFGNDWNWIQIKIKSHDENSMFRHVVFNKQSHEIKCSCCKFETMGILCKHVLMVFNCMDVTVIPKCYILRRWMKNIKSRVSTDLQESGSGGDGGAHVSQMEFVNQIMRSVYDLSQLSKPYECARKTLYTLVDTTKDEISNLVQNLSINEQCDDDPSDDQIGEVCIRNPLTAKAKWITNANITRHWDHTSKRRKGKRKGKAEISTKKKGQCSEDGNRTREINFIQSQSQNQFASPHFPSVSGHNDQVQYSSQTVGYTNFFEASQMNFPSYPFEAPPTSQRHQGFGDEN, from the exons ATGATGAATGCCATTGAAACGGTTTTCCCAGATTCACATCAACGGTTATGTCAGTGGCATATAAATCAGAATGCTCCTTCACACTTTGGTAGTTTAAATGGTGATTCAAATTTCAAGAAGTTGTGGTATAAATGTATGAATTGTTGTGAATCTGAATATGAATTTGAGGCAACATGGAAATACATGACTGATACATATAATTTGGATGGTCATAAGTGGTTGAATGGGATGTACAGAATCAGGAAAAAATGGGCGACTGCTTTTAGTAATGGGAAGTTCAGTGCGGGACTATTGGCTACTTCGAGGAGCGAAGTCACGAatatggttttaaaaaaaacaagcaATAAGATGAGTTCTTTGTATGAATTTGTGCTTAATTACACAAAGATTCAGAAAAATTGGCGGTCGAAAGAGAAGACAGAGGATACTCGTTGTCGTCACGGTAAGCCTCCACAGATTTTGAAAAACCATCCTTTGTTGATTCATGCTGCTGAAGTTTATACAATTTCTATTTATCAGTTATTTGAAATTGAATTGGTGAATTCTTTGAATTGTAAATCTCTTGAACCACCAGCCTGTTTTGGCAATGATTGGAATTGGATTCAGATcaaaataaaatctcatgatGAAAACTCAATGTTTAGGCATGTGGTGTTCAATAAGCAAAGTCATGAAATAAAGTGCAGTTGTTGTAAGTTTGAGACAATGGGGATTTTGTGTAAACATGTTTTGATGGTGTTTAATTGCATGGATGTCACTGTTATACCCAAGTGCTATATTTTGCGGAGATGGATGAAGAATATAAAAAGTCGAGTTAGCACCGATTTGCAAGAAAGTGGCAGTGGTGGTGATGGTGGTGCTCATGTATCTCAGATGGAATTTGTCAACCAAATAATGAGATCGGTATATGATCTAAGTCAATTGAGCAAACCCTATGAGTGTGCGAGAAAAACATTATATACATTGGTTGACACCACAAAAGATGAAATCTCCAACCTTGTGCAGAATTTGAGTATAAACGAGCAGTGTGATGATGATCCGAGTGATGATCAAATAGGCGAAGTATGCATTCGTAACCCTCTTACTGCAAAAGCGAAATGGATTacaaatgcaaatattacacgaCACTGGGATCATACGAGCAAAAGAAGAAAAGGTAAAAGGAAAGGAAAAGCTGAAATCTCAA CAAAAAAAAAGGGGCAATGTTCAGAAGATGGCAACAGAACACGGGAAATAAACTTCATACAATCACAATCGCAAAATCAGTTTGCATCCCCGCATTTTCCATCTGTATCTGGGCACAATGACCAAGTGCAATATTCAAGTCAAACG GTAGGTTATACTAATTTTTTTGAAGCTTCTCAAATGAATTTTCCATCTTATCCGTTTGAGGCTCCTCCTACATCACAAAGACATCAA GGATTTGGTGATGAGAATTGA
- the LOC140804664 gene encoding cyclin-dependent kinase inhibitor 6-like, whose product MVMEKGAETVGKKRKLRLEELEDLPASSSFQLKTRRLADATPVNLPSSACESAGSYGALGSSCSSNGSSDPAKVQEEKDGVTVDQFLVTANGGTSDRRERSETSYEIQVKSMARPNESTDPRRRFTGGKMPSDDDLEEFFSSAEKNLQKQFIDKYNYDVVKDEPLEGRFEWVQIKEIQP is encoded by the exons ATGGTAATGGAGAAAGGGGCGGAGACGGTGGGGAAGAAGAGGAAATTGAGGTTAGAAGAACTGGAGGACTTACCCGCGTCATCCTCATTTCAACTCAAAACGCGGCGTTTGGCTGATGCGACGCCGGTGAATCTTCCTAGTTCGGCGTGCGAGAGCGCTGGTTCTTATGGTGCTTTGGGGTCTTCCTGCTCGAGCAACGGATCGAGTGATCCGGCGAAG GTACAGGAGGAGAAAGATGGAGTGACTGTGGATCAATTTTTAGTGACCGCAAATGGCGGTACGTCGGATAGGAGAGAGag GAGCGAAACCTCGTACGAGATTCAAGTGAAGTCGATGGCCAGGCCAAACGAATCGACCGATCCTCGCCGCCGTTTCACGGGTGGGAAAATGCCATCCGATGATGATCTCGAAGAATTCTTCTCCTCCGCTGAGAAGAATCTACAGAAACAGTTCATTGACAA GTATAACTACGATGTAGTGAAGGACGAGCCATTGGAGGGTCGCTTCGAGTGGGTTCAAATCAAAGAAATTCAGCCATGA
- the LOC140806174 gene encoding methionine aminopeptidase 1D, chloroplastic/mitochondrial, which yields MVAGTPIQFQPRLFSTFLGDRRHLPWIYAASVHRLLRFNPGRSHVSMGVSRTFSGITNFLFNQRSTDESRNSTRKRLKPGKVSPRRPVPEHIQTPPYVKSKKPPGIASGPEVHDEKGIECMRASGRLAAQVLQYAGTLVKSGITTDDIDLAVHQMIIDNGAYPSPLGYGGFPKSVCTSINECICHGIPDSRALEDGDIINIDVTVYLNGYHGDTSATFFVGEVEENARNLVKVTKECLDKAISICAPGVELKKIGKTIHDHADKHRYGVVEQFVGHGVGRAFHSDPVVLHYRNNERGKMELNQTFTIEPMLTIGSIHPKMWNDNWTVITEDGSLSAQFEHTILITKDGAEILTKC from the exons ATGGTGGCTGGCACTCCAATTCAGTTTCAACCCCGTTTATTCTCCACCTTCCTCGGAGACCGCCGCCACCTTCCATGGATTTATGCTGCTTCAGTTCATCGGCTCCTCCGTTTCAACCCAG GAAGAAGCCATGTTTCAATGGGAGTGTCTAGAACATTTTCTGGAATCACAAATTTTTTGTTCAACCAAAG AAGTACAGATGAATCCAGGAATAGCACACGGAAACGTTTAAAGCCTGGGAAAGTTTCTCCTAGACGGCCAGTCCCTGAGCACATACAAACACCTCCATATGTTAAATCTAAGAAACCACCTGGCATTGCAAGTGGTCCTGAAGTGCATGACGAGAAAGGCATAGAGTGCATGAGAGCTTCGGGAAGGCTTGCTGCCCAGGTTCTTCAGTATGCTGGAACTTTAGTGAAG TCAGGCATCACAACAGATGACATTGACTTAGCAGTTCATCAAATGATCATTGACAATGGAGCTTATCCCTCTCCTCTTGGTTATGGTGGCTTTCCAAAGAGTGTCTGCACATCCATAAATGAATGCATTTGCCATGGAATCCCAGATTCACGTGCACTTGAG GATGGTGACATTATCAACATTGATGTTACAGTGTATCTTAAT GGTTATCACGGTGATACATCTGCAACGTTTTTTGTTGGAGAGGTTGAGGAGAATGCCAGGAACTTGGTAAAG GTAACTAAAGAATGTCTCGACAAAGCAATATCGATATGTGCACCAGGAGTGGAACTTAAAAAAATTGGCAAGACAATACA TGACCATGCAGATAAGCACCGTTATGGGGTTGTCGAGCAGTTCGTTGGTCACGGAGTTGGACGGGCTTTTCATAGTGATCCTGTAGTCCTTCATTACA GGAATAATGAACGTGGAAAGATGGAGCTAAACCAAACTTTCACCAttg AACCAATGCTGACGATTGGAAGCATCCATCCGAAAATGTGGAACGACAATTGGACCGTCATCACTGAGGACGGGAGCCTTTCTGCTCAATTTGAACACACCATCTTAATAACCAAAGATGGAGCTGAGATACTCACCAAGTGTTAA
- the LOC140806176 gene encoding uncharacterized protein isoform X1, whose protein sequence is MDSIPVNWEALDALLTDFAKSEQLIEDSSPPSPPTPSSSSYRWRVMIRQIRHLLESGDVESAIDLLQSHSPDVLNDHRLLFRLQKQRFIELLRRGTAEDHDSAIKCIRTSLAPCALDAYPEAYEDFKHVLLAFIYDQDDQTSPVANEWSKKRRFDIAGLLSSVLTAHLNAYDPIFSMTLRYLISIHKGFCRRQGLSSPISDLTERLLLEERDPPAIPQESLSEVPPFDEVDIQALAHAVELTRQGAIDSLRFAKGDLHQAFKNELSRMRIDVSVLDELVQEYCVYRGIVDSGSITAGMQVIFGTSTVDQLEPCCLSQNCSLVSDSDMSVNNTHAEGYSETRIDMLGKPNAYMEERYCSNSTNLNKDCSTSGRHQPDDHKVVQRNRSPGTGERSKRRRWRGRNENQEFVTGSFKHGLIVNKCLSDTKMDLNTSAAVDTLSKTADKYEIILGIKELASKGMAVEVVEQINYLDPEFFTENPFLLFQLKQVEFLKLVRNGDYHSALKVASSHLGPLAAKDLSLLKPLKETLLTLLKLNEEATVENLHLDTLATSLQVAVGRRIGIEEPQLMKIIRATLHSHSEWFKLQMCKDQFEGLLWINSLKELDSHVLGDTSCKSYSNTCTQGSSQVTISSGSTRTHEDGNSPNQISSTDLGCDENAILKVMEFLALPRADAIHLLVQYNGNAETVIQQIFA, encoded by the exons ATGGATTCGATTCCTGTGAATTGGGAAGCTTTGGACGCTCTCCTTACTGACTTCGCCAAATCCGAGCAATTGATCGAGGACTCCTCGCCTCCGTCGCCGCCGACGCCGTCGTCTTCGTCGTATAGGTGGCGGGTGATGATTCGCCAGATCAGACATTTGTTAGAATCCGGAGATGTCGAATCCGCCATCGATCTTCTGCAGTCTCACTCACCGGACGTTCTCAACGATCACCGCCTCCTCTTCCGTCTGCAGAAGCAG AGATTTATCGAGTTATTAAGGAGAGGAACTGCTGAAGATCACGATTCTGCCATTAAGTGCATCCGGACGTCTCTTGCTCCGTGTGCCCTGGATGCCTACCCG GAAGCATACGAGGATTTTAAGCATGTGCTTTTGGCCTTCATTTATGACCAGGACGATCAGACGTCTCCAGTGGCGAATGAG TGGTCCAAAAAGAGAAGGTTCGACATTGCTGGGCTGTTATCATCTGTCTTAACGGCCCATCTAAATGCATACGATCCTATCTTTTCCATGACATTGAGATATCTGATAAG CATACACAAGGGATTTTGCCGCCGTCAAGGCCTTTCATCTCCCATATCTGATCTTACAGAGAGGCTGCTCCTCGAGGAACGCGATCCCCCGGCAATACCACAAGAAAGTTTGAGTGAAGTGCCTCCATTTGATGAG GTGGACATTCAAGCCCTCGCTCATGCTGTGGAGCTTACAAGGCAGGGTGCCATTGATAGCTTGAGGTTTGCCAAGGGGGATTTGCATCAAGCATTTAAG AATGAACTAAGCCGGATGAGAATAGATGTCTCAGTGCTTGACGAACTTGTTCAGGAGTATTGTGTTTACAGGGGTATTGTCGATTCTGGTTCCATAACTGCTG GAATGCAAGTGATCTTTGGAACCTCAACTGTTGATCAATTAGAGCCTTGTTGTTTATCTCAAAATTGTTCGCTGGTTTCTGACAGTGATATGTCAGTGAATAATACTCATGCGGAGGGTTATTCGGAAACTAGAATAGATATGCTGGGCAAGCCAAATGCATACATGGAAGAGCGGTATTGCTCCAATTCAACCAATTTGAACAAAGACTGCAGCACCAGTGGAAGACATCAACCTGATGACCACAAAGTTGTGCAAAGAAACAGAAGTCCAGGAACTGGGGAAAGAAGCAAGCGCAGGAGATGGAGGGGGAGAAATGAGAATCAAGAATTTGTCACCGGAAGTTTCAAACATGGTCTTATTGTCAATAAATGTCTCAGTGACACAAAAATG GATTTGAATACGTCGGCCGCAGTGGACACTTTGAGCAAGACTGCGGATAAGTATGAGATTATCCTGGGCATAAAGGAATTAGCAAGCAAGGGAATGGCAGTGGAGGTTGTTgaacaaataaattatttgGATCCAGAATTTTTTACCGAGAACCCTTTTTTGTTATTCCAGCTGAAACAG GTTGAATTCCTGAAGCTTGTCCGCAATGGTGATTATCATAGTGCACTGAAGGTTGCCTCATCCCATTTGGGTCCTTTGGCCGCCAAAGATCTAAGTTTGCTTAAGCCCTTGAAAGAGACATTGTTGACTTTGCTCAAACTGAATGAAGAAGCAACTGTTGAAAACTTGCACTTGGATACCCTCGCAACTTCACTTCAG GTTGCTGTTGGTAGGCGGATAGGCATTGAAGAACCCCAGCTTATGAAAATTATAAGGGCTACACTACACTCGCATAGTGAATGGTTCAAGCTCCAAATGTGTAAAGACCAGTTTGAGGGTCTTTTATGGATCAATTCTCTAAAAGAACTCGACAGCCATGTGCTTGGAGATACTTCTTGCAAGTCTTACAGTAATACTTGCACCCAAGGATCCTCACAAGTTACGATATCCTCTGGTAGTACTAGGACTCACGAAGATGGTaacagtcctaatcaaatctcGTCCACTGATCTTGGATGTGACGAAAATGCTATACTGAAAGTTATG GAATTTCTTGCTTTGCCCAGAGCAGATGCAATTCATCTTCTGGTCCAGTATAATGGAAATGCAGAAACTGTAATTCAGCAGATATTTGCTTAG
- the LOC140806176 gene encoding uncharacterized protein isoform X2, translating into MDSIPVNWEALDALLTDFAKSEQLIEDSSPPSPPTPSSSSYRWRVMIRQIRHLLESGDVESAIDLLQSHSPDVLNDHRLLFRLQKQRFIELLRRGTAEDHDSAIKCIRTSLAPCALDAYPEAYEDFKHVLLAFIYDQDDQTSPVANEWSKKRRFDIAGLLSSVLTAHLNAYDPIFSMTLRYLISIHKGFCRRQGLSSPISDLTERLLLEERDPPAIPQESLSEVPPFDEVDIQALAHAVELTRQGAIDSLRFAKGDLHQAFKNELSRMRIDVSVLDELVQEYCVYRGIVDSGSITAGMQVIFGTSTVDQLEPCCLSQNCSLVSDSDMSVNNTHAEGYSETRIDMLGKPNAYMEERYCSNSTNLNKDCSTSGRHQPDDHKVVQRNRSPGTGERSKRRRWRGRNENQEFVTGSFKHGLIVNKCLSDTKMDLNTSAAVDTLSKTADKYEIILGIKELASKGMAVEVEFLKLVRNGDYHSALKVASSHLGPLAAKDLSLLKPLKETLLTLLKLNEEATVENLHLDTLATSLQVAVGRRIGIEEPQLMKIIRATLHSHSEWFKLQMCKDQFEGLLWINSLKELDSHVLGDTSCKSYSNTCTQGSSQVTISSGSTRTHEDGNSPNQISSTDLGCDENAILKVMEFLALPRADAIHLLVQYNGNAETVIQQIFA; encoded by the exons ATGGATTCGATTCCTGTGAATTGGGAAGCTTTGGACGCTCTCCTTACTGACTTCGCCAAATCCGAGCAATTGATCGAGGACTCCTCGCCTCCGTCGCCGCCGACGCCGTCGTCTTCGTCGTATAGGTGGCGGGTGATGATTCGCCAGATCAGACATTTGTTAGAATCCGGAGATGTCGAATCCGCCATCGATCTTCTGCAGTCTCACTCACCGGACGTTCTCAACGATCACCGCCTCCTCTTCCGTCTGCAGAAGCAG AGATTTATCGAGTTATTAAGGAGAGGAACTGCTGAAGATCACGATTCTGCCATTAAGTGCATCCGGACGTCTCTTGCTCCGTGTGCCCTGGATGCCTACCCG GAAGCATACGAGGATTTTAAGCATGTGCTTTTGGCCTTCATTTATGACCAGGACGATCAGACGTCTCCAGTGGCGAATGAG TGGTCCAAAAAGAGAAGGTTCGACATTGCTGGGCTGTTATCATCTGTCTTAACGGCCCATCTAAATGCATACGATCCTATCTTTTCCATGACATTGAGATATCTGATAAG CATACACAAGGGATTTTGCCGCCGTCAAGGCCTTTCATCTCCCATATCTGATCTTACAGAGAGGCTGCTCCTCGAGGAACGCGATCCCCCGGCAATACCACAAGAAAGTTTGAGTGAAGTGCCTCCATTTGATGAG GTGGACATTCAAGCCCTCGCTCATGCTGTGGAGCTTACAAGGCAGGGTGCCATTGATAGCTTGAGGTTTGCCAAGGGGGATTTGCATCAAGCATTTAAG AATGAACTAAGCCGGATGAGAATAGATGTCTCAGTGCTTGACGAACTTGTTCAGGAGTATTGTGTTTACAGGGGTATTGTCGATTCTGGTTCCATAACTGCTG GAATGCAAGTGATCTTTGGAACCTCAACTGTTGATCAATTAGAGCCTTGTTGTTTATCTCAAAATTGTTCGCTGGTTTCTGACAGTGATATGTCAGTGAATAATACTCATGCGGAGGGTTATTCGGAAACTAGAATAGATATGCTGGGCAAGCCAAATGCATACATGGAAGAGCGGTATTGCTCCAATTCAACCAATTTGAACAAAGACTGCAGCACCAGTGGAAGACATCAACCTGATGACCACAAAGTTGTGCAAAGAAACAGAAGTCCAGGAACTGGGGAAAGAAGCAAGCGCAGGAGATGGAGGGGGAGAAATGAGAATCAAGAATTTGTCACCGGAAGTTTCAAACATGGTCTTATTGTCAATAAATGTCTCAGTGACACAAAAATG GATTTGAATACGTCGGCCGCAGTGGACACTTTGAGCAAGACTGCGGATAAGTATGAGATTATCCTGGGCATAAAGGAATTAGCAAGCAAGGGAATGGCAGTGGAG GTTGAATTCCTGAAGCTTGTCCGCAATGGTGATTATCATAGTGCACTGAAGGTTGCCTCATCCCATTTGGGTCCTTTGGCCGCCAAAGATCTAAGTTTGCTTAAGCCCTTGAAAGAGACATTGTTGACTTTGCTCAAACTGAATGAAGAAGCAACTGTTGAAAACTTGCACTTGGATACCCTCGCAACTTCACTTCAG GTTGCTGTTGGTAGGCGGATAGGCATTGAAGAACCCCAGCTTATGAAAATTATAAGGGCTACACTACACTCGCATAGTGAATGGTTCAAGCTCCAAATGTGTAAAGACCAGTTTGAGGGTCTTTTATGGATCAATTCTCTAAAAGAACTCGACAGCCATGTGCTTGGAGATACTTCTTGCAAGTCTTACAGTAATACTTGCACCCAAGGATCCTCACAAGTTACGATATCCTCTGGTAGTACTAGGACTCACGAAGATGGTaacagtcctaatcaaatctcGTCCACTGATCTTGGATGTGACGAAAATGCTATACTGAAAGTTATG GAATTTCTTGCTTTGCCCAGAGCAGATGCAATTCATCTTCTGGTCCAGTATAATGGAAATGCAGAAACTGTAATTCAGCAGATATTTGCTTAG
- the LOC140806177 gene encoding uncharacterized protein, which produces MAEDICLFTNGTVIVKPPKKSPASLRMIVIVFAVVFGVYICSVCLKQTNFLSQTNFLDIKINMRHYHTNSFDRFQIPQLYYPNPTTFSRAECACNPVRLFTILSMQRSGSGWFETLLNSHTNVSSNGEIFSMKERRNNISSILMTLDLVYNLDWLTSASKNHCSAAVGFKWMLNQGLMEYHKEILEYFNDRGVSVIFLFRRNLLRRMVSVLANSYDRYAKLLNGTHKSHVHSQEEAETLSAYKPAINSTSLVIDLKLMEKMVLEALDYFSNTRHIVLYYEDLIKNRTKLLDVQDFLGLPKMELTSRQVKIHKGLLSEHMKNWDDVNKTLRGTKYESFLNSD; this is translated from the exons ATGGCTGAAGACATCTGTCTCTTCACCAAT GGCACCGTAATTGTAAAACCTCCCAAGAAATCCCCAGCTTCACTAAGGATGATAGTGATAGTTTTCGCCGTGGTGTTTGGTGTTTATATATGCTCGGTCTGCCTAAAGCAAACTAACTTTCTCAGCCAAACAAACTTCCTGGACATCAAAATTAACATGAGGCACTACCATACAAACAGCTTCGATAGATTTCAAATTCCCCAGTTGTACTACCCAAATCCCACCACCTTTAGCAG GGCTGAATGTGCCTGTAATCCGGTGCGATTATTCACCATTCTGTCTATGCAAAGATCCGGGAGTGGATGGTTTGAGACTCTATTAAATAGCCATACTAATGTAAGTTCCAATGGTGAGATATTCTCAATGAAGGAGAGAAGAAATAACATTTCTTCAATTTTGATGACTCTGGATCTTGTTTACAATTTGGACTGGCTTACTAGTGCTTCCAAGAATCATTGCTCAGCAGCTGTTGGCTTCAAGTGGATGCTTAATCAG gGATTGATGGAATACCATAAAGAAATCCTTGAATATTTCAATGATAGAGGTGTTTCAGTAATATTTCTCTTCCGGAGAAATTTACTTCGCAGGATGGTTTCAGTGCTAGCAAATTCTTATGATAGATATGCTAAACTCCTGAATGGTACACATAAGTCCCATGTGCACTCACAAGAAGAG GCGGAAACTCTATCTGCATACAAACCTGCAATCAACTCAACATCACTGGTAATTGATTTGAAACTCATGGAGAAGATGGTCTTGGAAGCATTGGATTATTTCAGCAACACCAGGCACATTGTTCTCTACTATGAAGATCTCATAAAGAATCGAACT AAACTACTGGATGTACAAGATTTTCTTGGGTTGCCGAAAATGGAATTAACTAGTCGGCAAGTGAAGATACACAAAGGATTATTGTCCGAGCACATGAAGAACTGGGATGATGTTAACAAGACTCTACGTGGAACCAAATACGAAAGCTTCCTAAATAGTGACTAA